The following proteins are encoded in a genomic region of Maribacter hydrothermalis:
- a CDS encoding DUF3124 domain-containing protein gives MKKFILLFSIAALVMSCMQEKEISSINPENWSKRKITLNVKDSLEYGKSYLSIYSQIYSSSEHKTHNLTAMVSLRNTSDVDTIYLLKAEYFDTHGVSLRNYFNHPIYLAPLETAEIIIDEMDISGGTGSNFIFEWKTPKGCPEPLFEGIMNSTVGQQGLSFTTISRRIK, from the coding sequence ATGAAAAAATTTATTCTACTATTTTCTATAGCCGCACTAGTAATGAGTTGTATGCAAGAAAAAGAGATTAGTTCTATAAATCCTGAAAATTGGTCTAAAAGGAAAATTACTTTAAATGTAAAAGATTCCTTGGAATATGGGAAGTCCTATTTATCCATCTATTCTCAAATTTACAGTAGTTCAGAACATAAAACGCATAATTTAACCGCTATGGTTAGTTTACGTAACACTAGTGATGTTGATACTATATACCTTTTAAAAGCGGAGTATTTTGACACGCATGGCGTTTCGTTAAGAAATTACTTTAACCACCCCATTTATTTAGCTCCCTTAGAAACCGCTGAAATTATTATTGACGAAATGGATATATCTGGCGGAACAGGGTCTAATTTTATATTTGAATGGAAGACCCCAAAAGGTTGTCCGGAACCTTTATTTGAAGGCATTATGAATTCTACAGTGGGCCAACAAGGTCTTTCATTTACTACGATATCTAGAAGAATAAAATAG
- a CDS encoding endonuclease/exonuclease/phosphatase family protein, producing the protein MRIPFFKKKSKKQKYTVAFYNLENLFDPERNSKILDKDYTPNGAKKWTVEKYRRKLSKLAKTLVNIGEADHPYPPALIGVAEAENNSVLDALLNTGSMKDIDYGFIHFDSPDERGIDTGLIYRKRFFNVLHSEPLALLVNNEAGIRDTTRDILYVKGELNKELVHVFVNHWPSRRDGDVQTEYKRVIAAKEIILKIDTIKLEELDPNIIIMGDFNDDPSSKSIQTLKEGANLFNPMETLHIPESKGTSVYGGKWNMFDQVLVSNSFLNYEKNTHSLDSAAIYDHKSLMEKKGKYKGTPYRTFVSDRYMGGYSDHFPVYAMFTFNS; encoded by the coding sequence ATGCGAATACCATTCTTTAAAAAAAAATCAAAAAAACAGAAATATACGGTTGCGTTCTACAATTTAGAAAATCTATTTGACCCAGAACGGAATTCAAAAATATTAGATAAAGATTATACTCCTAATGGGGCAAAAAAATGGACGGTAGAAAAATATCGTCGTAAATTATCTAAACTGGCTAAAACTTTGGTAAATATTGGAGAAGCAGATCATCCTTACCCTCCCGCTTTAATTGGAGTTGCAGAGGCGGAAAATAATAGTGTTCTAGATGCATTGTTAAATACTGGATCTATGAAGGATATAGATTATGGGTTTATTCATTTCGATTCTCCAGATGAACGGGGAATTGATACAGGACTTATTTATCGTAAACGCTTTTTTAATGTATTACATTCGGAACCACTGGCATTACTTGTAAATAATGAAGCAGGGATAAGAGACACGACTAGGGATATCTTATATGTAAAAGGGGAGCTCAATAAAGAATTGGTTCATGTTTTTGTAAATCATTGGCCATCTAGAAGAGATGGTGATGTCCAAACCGAATACAAAAGGGTAATTGCAGCAAAAGAAATTATTTTAAAAATAGATACTATTAAGTTAGAAGAACTGGACCCTAACATTATTATTATGGGGGACTTTAACGATGACCCCAGTTCAAAGAGTATACAAACATTAAAAGAAGGAGCAAACTTGTTTAATCCTATGGAGACTTTACATATTCCGGAAAGTAAAGGAACATCGGTTTATGGAGGAAAGTGGAATATGTTTGACCAAGTTTTAGTGTCAAATTCGTTTTTAAATTATGAAAAAAATACCCATAGTTTAGATTCTGCGGCAATCTATGATCATAAATCATTAATGGAAAAAAAGGGCAAATATAAAGGTACGCCGTATAGAACTTTTGTATCAGATAGATATATGGGTGGTTATAGCGATCATTTTCCCGTCTATGCTATGTTTACATTTAATTCTTGA
- a CDS encoding methylated-DNA--[protein]-cysteine S-methyltransferase has product MDDVAYINTPLGIAKIVGTTEGISAITVLDSDETLTDIIPESLEDAVYQLNEYFKGERTEFQLDLNPEGTKFQKKVWLQLQQIPYGRTTSYLEVAKLIGDVKAIRAAASANARNPIWIVIPCHRVIGIDGALTGYAGGLHRKKWLLEHESPHKQQSLF; this is encoded by the coding sequence ATGGACGATGTTGCATATATTAATACACCGCTAGGAATTGCTAAAATCGTTGGCACTACAGAAGGCATTTCCGCTATTACTGTTTTAGACTCTGACGAAACACTTACGGATATAATTCCCGAATCTCTTGAAGATGCCGTCTACCAACTAAATGAATATTTTAAAGGAGAAAGAACAGAATTTCAATTGGACCTTAATCCTGAAGGCACTAAATTTCAAAAAAAGGTATGGTTGCAGTTACAACAAATTCCGTATGGAAGAACTACCTCCTATTTAGAAGTGGCAAAATTAATAGGAGATGTAAAAGCCATTAGAGCTGCCGCATCCGCAAATGCAAGAAACCCCATTTGGATTGTTATTCCTTGTCACCGAGTTATTGGTATTGATGGAGCACTTACTGGTTATGCCGGCGGATTACATAGAAAAAAGTGGTTATTGGAACATGAAAGTCCCCATAAACAGCAAAGTTTATTCTAA
- a CDS encoding S8 family serine peptidase has protein sequence MNTKKSTYSASSILILLFLVFSVVANLNGQTTQQRLKIASNNKSVELANFKTNLVSEFALERTQLNAAAKLNNWKIKETLANGKKIELQAIGEDGSPLYYETYSDEAGFVSRASTLNTNGLLGLHLDGDGMQVGVWDSGVALENHVEFASRIINGDNTTEIDPHATRVTGSIISAGLKKDAKGVASMAKVVSHDWTRDKIEVTGAASKGLLLSNHSYGIKADRVPDWYFGAYTKVAQDWDKIMYNAPYYLMVSAAGNAQKSRDNDSPTYGSTTDGFDVLLGFTLAKNAIVVAGANSNIDRNGNLKNAEVSAYSSFGPVDDGRIKPDIAGNGGSVLSTDSFSNTSYNTSSGTSMATPSVTGSLLLLQQYNEQLYGSYMKAATLKGLALHTADDVDAPGPDYKMGWGIMNTMNAAQLINTKEFTSHIAEESLENGEEFSFEITAEGNKTLIASISWTDLESSYINNGELNNTTAALVNDLDIRIIQNGKTFLPWKLNPAQASSAATKGDNNVDPFERIEIPNANGTYTIVVTHKGELVNRVQDFSLILSGVRMTTCSLDAPDEINIEEAEASSVKLRWNASEDALYEVQYKEVHEQDWTTEYISVNNFDWKNLILDKTYSFRLRTFCSQNIASEYSDPITFTFIGAETEVETLQTLSVDSEIPFSVYPNPAVDEIHLNVETSDTTMYRILSTSGVELKMDSATNSKINVSDLPTGLYVLQIQDFDVNKSAKFYKY, from the coding sequence ATGAATACCAAAAAATCTACCTACAGTGCAAGTAGTATTCTAATATTACTTTTTTTAGTATTCTCAGTAGTTGCGAACCTTAACGGACAAACTACACAGCAACGATTAAAAATAGCTTCAAACAACAAGAGTGTGGAGTTGGCTAATTTTAAAACTAATTTGGTTTCTGAGTTTGCTCTTGAAAGAACGCAACTTAATGCGGCAGCGAAACTGAACAACTGGAAAATTAAAGAAACGCTTGCCAATGGTAAAAAAATAGAATTACAGGCCATAGGCGAAGATGGTAGTCCTTTATATTACGAGACGTATTCGGATGAAGCTGGTTTTGTATCTAGAGCATCTACTTTAAATACAAATGGTCTGTTGGGTCTTCATTTAGATGGGGATGGTATGCAAGTTGGTGTTTGGGATTCAGGGGTTGCCTTAGAGAATCATGTGGAATTCGCTTCTAGAATTATAAACGGGGATAATACAACAGAAATTGATCCGCACGCTACTCGTGTAACCGGAAGCATAATTTCTGCCGGTCTAAAGAAAGATGCAAAAGGTGTAGCCAGTATGGCTAAAGTCGTTTCTCACGATTGGACCAGAGATAAAATAGAAGTTACGGGGGCTGCCTCAAAAGGATTATTACTTTCTAATCATTCCTATGGTATTAAAGCGGATAGAGTACCAGACTGGTATTTTGGGGCATACACGAAAGTAGCCCAAGATTGGGACAAAATAATGTATAATGCGCCTTACTATTTAATGGTGTCTGCCGCAGGAAATGCACAAAAAAGTAGGGATAATGATTCACCTACATACGGATCAACTACTGATGGTTTTGATGTGTTGTTAGGCTTTACACTTGCTAAAAACGCAATTGTTGTGGCAGGTGCCAATTCTAATATTGATAGAAACGGAAATTTAAAGAATGCGGAGGTATCTGCTTATAGCAGTTTTGGACCTGTTGACGATGGTAGAATTAAGCCAGATATTGCAGGAAATGGTGGCTCGGTACTATCAACAGATTCATTTAGTAATACTAGTTATAATACATCTTCTGGTACTTCAATGGCTACGCCAAGTGTTACGGGTTCTTTATTATTATTACAACAGTATAATGAGCAATTATACGGGTCTTATATGAAAGCGGCTACCTTAAAAGGTTTAGCATTACATACAGCTGATGATGTTGACGCACCAGGGCCCGATTATAAAATGGGCTGGGGTATAATGAATACGATGAATGCAGCTCAGCTTATTAACACTAAAGAGTTTACAAGCCATATTGCCGAAGAATCACTAGAAAACGGAGAGGAGTTTTCTTTTGAGATAACAGCAGAAGGAAATAAGACCTTAATAGCATCGATTTCTTGGACCGATTTAGAATCTTCCTATATTAATAACGGAGAATTAAATAATACTACTGCCGCACTTGTTAATGACCTTGACATAAGAATTATACAGAATGGAAAAACATTTTTACCATGGAAATTAAATCCCGCCCAAGCTAGTAGTGCAGCAACTAAAGGGGATAATAATGTTGATCCTTTCGAAAGAATAGAAATACCTAATGCAAATGGTACGTACACTATAGTAGTAACACATAAAGGCGAGCTGGTAAACAGAGTTCAAGATTTTTCATTAATTCTTTCTGGCGTGCGTATGACGACATGCTCACTAGATGCTCCTGATGAAATTAACATAGAAGAAGCTGAAGCATCAAGCGTAAAGCTACGTTGGAATGCTTCTGAAGATGCTCTTTATGAAGTACAGTACAAAGAAGTACATGAACAAGACTGGACTACAGAATATATTTCAGTTAACAATTTTGATTGGAAAAACTTAATTCTAGACAAGACGTATTCTTTTAGACTTAGAACATTTTGTTCTCAAAATATTGCTTCGGAATACAGCGACCCAATTACTTTTACATTTATAGGTGCCGAAACGGAAGTAGAAACTTTACAAACCCTAAGTGTAGATTCTGAAATTCCTTTTAGTGTTTATCCTAACCCTGCGGTAGACGAGATTCATTTAAATGTTGAAACCAGCGATACCACAATGTATCGAATACTAAGTACAAGTGGAGTGGAATTAAAAATGGACTCTGCTACAAATTCAAAAATTAATGTGTCCGACCTTCCTACAGGATTGTATGTGTTGCAAATTCAAGATTTTGACGTTAATAAATCTGCCAAATTCTATAAATACTAG
- a CDS encoding 3'-5' exonuclease produces MADKIHLENILFLDIETVPEKSSFDQLDKTTQELWAHKSQYQRKDEVSAEEFYDRAGIWAEFGKIICISVGYFTFQKEVRSFRITTFHGDEIKLLQDFKDLLEEHFNHVKHVLCAHNGKEFDFPYIARRMIIHGIALPNKLDLFGKKPWEIPHIDTMELWKFGDYKHYTSLKLMAHVLGIPSPKEDIDGSMVRAVYYDDNDLNRIIKYCELDVLTTAQVYLRLRNESLLEDIEVKKVTKLS; encoded by the coding sequence ATGGCAGATAAAATACATCTTGAAAATATCTTGTTTTTAGATATTGAAACCGTACCCGAAAAAAGTTCATTTGACCAATTAGACAAAACTACTCAAGAGCTATGGGCGCATAAATCTCAATACCAAAGAAAAGATGAAGTAAGCGCTGAAGAATTTTATGACCGCGCAGGTATTTGGGCAGAATTCGGTAAAATTATTTGTATATCTGTAGGTTATTTTACGTTTCAAAAAGAGGTGCGCAGTTTTAGAATCACCACTTTTCACGGTGATGAAATAAAATTACTACAGGATTTTAAAGATTTATTGGAAGAGCATTTTAACCATGTAAAGCATGTACTCTGTGCACATAATGGTAAGGAATTCGATTTTCCGTACATAGCACGTAGAATGATTATTCATGGCATAGCATTACCAAATAAATTGGACTTATTTGGTAAAAAACCGTGGGAAATTCCTCATATAGACACCATGGAACTATGGAAATTTGGCGATTACAAGCACTATACTTCCCTTAAACTAATGGCGCATGTTCTAGGTATACCTTCTCCTAAAGAAGATATAGATGGCAGTATGGTAAGAGCCGTTTATTATGATGATAACGACTTAAATAGAATTATAAAGTATTGCGAATTAGATGTCCTAACTACGGCACAAGTATACTTAAGGTTAAGAAATGAGTCCTTATTAGAAGATATTGAAGTAAAGAAGGTAACTAAATTGAGTTAG
- a CDS encoding CNNM domain-containing protein: MGLLLFYAFISIFFSFLCSILEAVLLSITPTFINVKMKEGHAYAKTLEALKKDVDQPLIAILTINTIAHTVGAILVGVQAKAAYAELYGSEAKTILGISFTEDLMVGVVSTIMTILILVASEIIPKTIGATYWKQLANFSTKALNIMVLGLKYTGLLWLLRLFTKMVGGGQHHGSVLSREDFHAMTDMAHEEGVFEKSESTIIKNLLKFDEVLVKDIMTPRAVMKIASEEKTIGDFFNDNPKLRFSRIPVYTGNMDNITGFVLKDNVLEEMINQNGEIPLKEIKRELLVTRRSTPIPRLFEIFIQKREAIALVVDEYGSVSGIVTMEDVIETLLGLEIMDESDNIADLQSLARKNWEKRAQATGVIENPTSPDE; the protein is encoded by the coding sequence ATGGGCTTACTACTTTTTTACGCATTCATTTCCATTTTCTTTTCATTTCTGTGTTCTATTTTAGAAGCCGTTTTGTTAAGTATTACTCCGACATTCATTAATGTAAAAATGAAAGAAGGCCATGCGTATGCTAAAACGCTAGAGGCACTTAAAAAAGATGTTGACCAACCGTTAATTGCTATACTAACCATAAATACTATTGCCCATACCGTTGGTGCCATTTTAGTAGGTGTACAAGCAAAGGCTGCTTATGCCGAATTATACGGTAGTGAAGCCAAAACTATATTAGGCATATCGTTTACCGAAGATTTAATGGTCGGAGTTGTATCTACCATTATGACCATTCTTATTTTAGTGGCGTCTGAAATTATCCCAAAAACTATTGGTGCAACGTATTGGAAACAATTGGCCAACTTTTCAACCAAAGCTTTAAACATTATGGTTTTGGGTCTAAAATACACAGGCTTGTTATGGCTACTTCGTCTTTTTACCAAAATGGTAGGCGGTGGACAGCACCATGGTAGCGTTTTAAGTCGTGAGGATTTTCATGCTATGACAGATATGGCACATGAAGAAGGTGTTTTCGAAAAATCAGAATCTACCATTATAAAAAACCTATTAAAGTTCGATGAAGTTTTAGTTAAGGATATTATGACACCTAGAGCAGTGATGAAAATTGCTTCTGAAGAAAAGACAATAGGCGATTTTTTTAATGATAATCCTAAATTACGTTTTTCTAGAATACCTGTTTATACAGGTAATATGGATAATATTACTGGTTTTGTTTTAAAGGACAATGTACTTGAAGAAATGATTAACCAAAACGGAGAAATTCCGTTAAAGGAAATTAAGCGAGAATTACTAGTAACAAGAAGAAGTACGCCCATACCAAGGTTATTCGAAATATTTATTCAAAAGCGAGAAGCTATTGCTCTTGTTGTAGATGAATATGGTTCTGTAAGTGGTATTGTAACTATGGAAGATGTTATAGAAACGCTACTAGGGCTAGAAATAATGGACGAGAGCGATAATATTGCCGATTTACAGAGTCTTGCTCGTAAAAATTGGGAAAAACGCGCACAGGCAACAGGAGTAATTGAAAATCCTACTTCACCAGACGAATAA
- a CDS encoding immunity protein Imm33 domain-containing protein, producing MKENIESQKSICKKYNSEFKPLDGQLFVGIATDLEIEPINGLRHPAHGTMNGWYIWSGEWSDSDDFFKPICIEHLIEMQPEISKYLGLDIGFRFQIDSKGYEDVWFDEKITRLE from the coding sequence TTGAAGGAAAATATTGAATCTCAAAAGTCAATTTGTAAAAAATATAATTCGGAATTTAAGCCTTTAGACGGACAACTCTTTGTTGGAATAGCAACTGATTTAGAGATTGAACCAATAAATGGATTAAGACATCCAGCACACGGAACAATGAATGGTTGGTATATTTGGAGCGGAGAATGGTCTGATTCTGATGATTTCTTTAAACCAATTTGTATTGAGCATTTAATTGAAATGCAACCAGAAATATCAAAGTATTTAGGTCTTGATATCGGATTTAGATTTCAAATTGATAGTAAAGGTTATGAAGATGTTTGGTTTGATGAAAAAATTACTCGATTGGAATAA
- a CDS encoding Shedu immune nuclease family protein → MKILINDFKSSEETYKNIFRNYGYEENELIFCNSFEKLKLFIVEQLENKKLHIDAIITNESSASNVDSLQASKIIRFRNSFDTSYSKENFRISSIPVILYTNIETRGTVSQDIWQAVIQKNKVGQHDNFILEFENAIRTWRKRLITDLENLEILNKNIHNFQESTFYKNRYKNQIGKNFENYFVLKTGIVSKEFIKLPTPLIYDWLIIKRKEIEQSIMKFNSTYNKHIKYDRKNNERTILHKFFNQNKMILLRDAFIDLEYEKNLYDLNEKTNEECDYILKTEFPEFLKTTFFEVKKEDVTFYVKKKTKRPQFSSNYLSHLEQVWRYKEYSEREDNQQEIEFKLGYKTENFDHILLAGRKEEKLEMKDKFSGDLNRMFNGIEVVTYEELEELNIDYFDKFNRLSIEVE, encoded by the coding sequence ATGAAAATATTAATTAACGATTTTAAATCATCGGAGGAAACTTACAAGAATATTTTCAGGAATTATGGATATGAAGAAAACGAATTAATCTTTTGTAATTCATTTGAAAAACTCAAATTATTCATTGTTGAGCAATTAGAAAACAAGAAACTTCATATAGATGCAATAATCACTAACGAATCATCTGCAAGTAATGTAGATAGCCTACAAGCATCAAAAATTATTAGATTCAGAAATAGTTTTGATACATCTTACTCAAAGGAAAATTTTAGAATAAGTTCAATTCCTGTAATACTTTATACAAATATAGAAACGAGAGGAACTGTATCCCAAGATATATGGCAAGCTGTCATACAGAAAAATAAAGTTGGTCAACACGACAATTTTATTTTAGAATTTGAAAACGCAATAAGGACTTGGAGAAAACGATTAATAACAGATTTAGAAAATCTAGAAATACTAAATAAAAACATTCACAATTTCCAAGAATCAACTTTTTATAAAAACCGTTACAAAAATCAAATCGGTAAAAATTTTGAAAATTACTTTGTACTCAAAACTGGTATCGTATCTAAAGAATTTATTAAGCTACCAACACCATTGATTTACGATTGGTTAATCATAAAAAGAAAGGAAATCGAACAATCAATAATGAAGTTCAATTCAACCTACAACAAACATATCAAGTACGATAGAAAAAATAATGAACGCACAATATTACACAAGTTTTTTAATCAGAATAAAATGATTCTTTTAAGAGACGCATTTATTGATTTGGAATATGAAAAAAATCTATATGACTTAAATGAAAAAACGAATGAAGAATGTGATTACATCCTCAAAACTGAGTTTCCTGAATTTCTAAAAACAACTTTTTTTGAAGTCAAAAAAGAAGATGTAACTTTTTATGTAAAAAAGAAAACGAAAAGACCTCAGTTCAGTAGCAATTATTTATCACATTTAGAACAAGTATGGAGATACAAAGAATATTCAGAAAGGGAAGACAACCAACAAGAAATAGAATTCAAATTGGGATATAAGACAGAAAATTTCGACCATATTTTGCTTGCGGGCAGAAAAGAGGAAAAACTTGAAATGAAAGACAAATTTTCAGGAGACCTAAATAGAATGTTTAATGGCATTGAAGTGGTCACTTATGAAGAACTTGAAGAGCTGAATATTGACTATTTCGATAAATTTAATCGGCTGAGTATAGAGGTGGAATAA
- a CDS encoding ATP-binding protein, which translates to MNNLIPTEKIIERLRYENPWWVTKEVPSTYSSMSKRLYFDLFYPFVLERSINRALVLMGPRRVGKTVMLFHCIENLLNEGTNPQQLFFIGIDNPIYVNLSLDDILILCNNALNLKNLDGCFVFFDEIQYLKDWERHLKVLVDTYPKTKFIVSGSAAAALKWHSTESGAGRFTDFLLPPLTFQEYIHLKKLNHLIFEGAIQYGNKDIPYCLSHDTKALNKEFIHYLNFGGYPEVVLNEKIQGDMGRYVKNDIVDKVLLRDLPSLYGIKDVQELNRFFTYIAYNTGNEFSYETMSRESGIQKEILKKYLEYLEAAFLIKVLNKVGVNAKRLKRITSFKVYLTNPSLRTALFSPIIETDQEMGNMVETAILSQWMHREQLDLTYARWKEGRNEGEVDLVLVDDKNYKPVWGVEIKWSNRYFDKPQELKSLIKFCTTNKFESAVVTSIDQLGLKEIQNLKFTFLPASIYAYNIGEITLKMKNIK; encoded by the coding sequence ATGAACAATCTTATTCCGACGGAAAAAATCATTGAACGTTTGCGTTATGAAAATCCATGGTGGGTTACCAAAGAGGTACCCAGTACTTATAGTTCTATGTCCAAGAGATTATACTTTGACTTATTTTATCCATTTGTACTTGAAAGAAGTATAAATAGAGCACTGGTATTAATGGGACCAAGAAGAGTTGGTAAAACAGTAATGTTATTTCATTGTATAGAAAACCTACTGAACGAAGGGACAAATCCACAACAACTCTTTTTTATTGGCATTGATAACCCAATTTATGTCAATTTAAGCTTAGATGATATATTAATACTTTGTAACAATGCTCTAAATCTCAAAAATCTTGATGGTTGCTTTGTGTTTTTTGATGAAATCCAATACTTAAAAGATTGGGAAAGACATTTAAAAGTATTAGTTGATACTTACCCAAAGACTAAATTCATTGTTTCTGGTTCAGCAGCTGCAGCTTTAAAATGGCATAGTACTGAAAGTGGAGCTGGTAGATTTACCGATTTCTTACTACCTCCACTAACATTTCAAGAATACATTCATCTAAAAAAATTAAATCATTTAATCTTTGAAGGTGCTATTCAATATGGAAATAAGGATATACCATATTGCTTATCTCATGATACCAAAGCACTGAATAAAGAATTTATTCATTACTTAAATTTTGGAGGATATCCAGAGGTTGTTTTAAACGAAAAAATACAAGGAGATATGGGTAGATATGTAAAAAACGATATTGTAGATAAAGTTTTACTCAGAGACCTACCCAGTTTGTACGGAATAAAAGATGTACAAGAACTAAATAGGTTTTTTACATACATTGCTTACAATACTGGAAATGAATTTTCATATGAAACAATGTCCAGAGAAAGTGGAATTCAAAAAGAAATACTAAAAAAATATCTAGAATACTTAGAAGCTGCTTTTCTAATTAAAGTGTTGAACAAGGTTGGTGTTAATGCAAAGAGATTGAAAAGAATTACAAGTTTTAAAGTATACCTAACAAATCCATCCCTTCGTACCGCATTATTTTCTCCGATAATAGAAACGGACCAAGAAATGGGAAACATGGTAGAAACAGCAATTTTGTCTCAATGGATGCATAGAGAACAGTTAGACCTAACATACGCTCGGTGGAAAGAAGGGAGAAATGAGGGTGAAGTTGATTTAGTTTTAGTAGATGACAAAAATTATAAACCTGTGTGGGGAGTAGAAATCAAATGGAGTAACAGGTATTTTGATAAACCACAAGAGCTGAAAAGTTTAATTAAATTTTGTACAACAAATAAATTTGAATCAGCCGTTGTGACATCAATTGACCAATTAGGATTAAAAGAAATTCAAAATTTAAAATTCACTTTTCTACCGGCTTCTATATATGCCTATAACATTGGAGAAATTACACTAAAAATGAAAAACATCAAGTAA
- a CDS encoding DUF2200 domain-containing protein: MKVTPEKNEKVANMIFASIYPLYWNRLEKNGRTKEEFHQVLEWFTGFNENKLQTLLEEKVTFREFFKEAKIHTNAHLIKGVVCGYRIEEIEDEFDVYKLCRQMEKLIDEFANGRKMEKILRVEKK, translated from the coding sequence ATGAAAGTTACTCCCGAAAAAAATGAAAAAGTAGCGAATATGATTTTTGCATCTATTTACCCTCTCTATTGGAATAGATTGGAAAAAAACGGGAGAACTAAAGAAGAATTCCACCAAGTACTTGAATGGTTTACGGGCTTTAACGAAAACAAATTACAAACGCTTCTTGAAGAGAAAGTAACGTTTAGGGAGTTTTTTAAAGAAGCAAAAATACATACTAATGCACACCTAATTAAAGGGGTTGTTTGTGGCTATCGTATAGAAGAAATTGAAGATGAGTTTGATGTCTACAAACTATGTAGACAAATGGAAAAGCTGATAGATGAATTTGCAAACGGTCGTAAAATGGAGAAGATTTTACGGGTAGAAAAGAAGTAA
- a CDS encoding type II secretion system protein GspG, whose translation MIELILSTLVEFGLIREDYKHRKLIGKKEKEDGNKRPIQKYFLQPSSIMVILFVVVGSISAFLFFGYQRTSIYPDKTEKEIAEISQRMENWNEKLGQYPSDLKELIGNNPIRQDWKKDAWNREYEFTITENGKGFLIMSAGPDGEFKTEDDIKSK comes from the coding sequence ATGATTGAATTAATACTTTCGACTTTGGTAGAATTTGGCCTAATTCGTGAAGATTATAAACATCGTAAACTAATAGGTAAAAAAGAAAAAGAAGACGGTAATAAAAGACCTATTCAAAAATATTTTTTGCAACCGAGTTCAATAATGGTCATTTTGTTTGTAGTAGTTGGAAGTATAAGCGCATTTCTATTTTTCGGTTATCAACGAACTTCTATCTATCCGGATAAAACTGAAAAAGAAATAGCCGAAATTAGCCAAAGAATGGAAAATTGGAATGAAAAATTAGGACAATACCCATCAGACCTGAAAGAACTAATCGGAAATAATCCAATAAGACAAGATTGGAAAAAAGACGCTTGGAATAGGGAATATGAATTTACAATTACGGAAAACGGAAAAGGATTTTTAATTATGTCTGCTGGTCCTGATGGCGAATTTAAAACTGAGGATGACATTAAATCGAAATAA